Proteins co-encoded in one Kribbella qitaiheensis genomic window:
- a CDS encoding sensor histidine kinase has protein sequence MIRARMHGETGWLGRSLASVVAICVLATARPAEPWVWAVLGAGLLSFLSGTFLMNRRPLLALTLLSYAGLSAALISGMPDSNSLVLCLMAVADIAVMVLPQGYRPIIAVGIGYATCYALSGWWWDRSDIWYVGQLTWTAILAAFGLNRRQYEVQARQTEKLLEQTRLAQQEHARAAALEERGRLARELHDVLAHSLGALSVQLELAEALLDEGNDTAGALDRVKRSRRLAVQGLVEARNAVAALRADEVPALPAALAALVEQHRKDHRAEVTLTVDEVRTPRPEVVVALLGAAREALTNAAKHAPGRAVDVRLDGRNGAWLTIRNAGATVGEKGFGLAGMRERLALVNGKLEAGPDGDDWLVVAAVADE, from the coding sequence GTGATCAGAGCGAGAATGCACGGCGAGACCGGCTGGCTGGGCCGGAGTCTCGCCTCCGTCGTCGCGATCTGTGTTCTCGCCACCGCCCGGCCAGCCGAGCCCTGGGTCTGGGCGGTGCTGGGCGCCGGTCTGCTCAGCTTCCTGTCCGGCACCTTCCTGATGAACCGCCGGCCGCTGCTTGCGCTGACACTGCTCTCGTACGCCGGACTGAGCGCTGCCCTGATCTCAGGCATGCCGGATTCCAACTCGCTGGTGCTCTGCCTGATGGCCGTCGCCGACATCGCTGTCATGGTGCTCCCCCAGGGCTATCGGCCGATCATTGCCGTCGGCATCGGTTATGCGACCTGCTACGCGCTGTCGGGCTGGTGGTGGGACCGGTCCGACATCTGGTACGTCGGCCAGCTGACCTGGACGGCGATCTTGGCCGCTTTCGGATTGAACCGCCGGCAGTACGAGGTGCAGGCCCGGCAGACGGAGAAGCTGCTGGAACAGACCCGGCTCGCCCAGCAGGAGCACGCTCGCGCTGCTGCTCTCGAGGAACGCGGCCGGCTCGCGCGGGAGCTGCACGACGTACTGGCTCATTCGCTCGGTGCGCTCAGCGTCCAGCTGGAGCTGGCGGAGGCGTTGCTTGACGAAGGCAACGACACGGCCGGTGCGCTCGATCGGGTGAAGCGTTCGCGGCGGCTCGCGGTCCAGGGGTTGGTCGAAGCGAGGAACGCGGTGGCCGCGCTCCGGGCGGACGAAGTACCGGCGCTGCCGGCGGCGCTGGCCGCGCTGGTCGAGCAGCATCGGAAGGATCATCGGGCCGAGGTGACGCTGACCGTCGACGAGGTTCGGACGCCGCGCCCCGAGGTGGTCGTGGCTCTGCTCGGGGCAGCTCGGGAGGCACTGACCAATGCGGCGAAACACGCGCCCGGCCGGGCTGTCGACGTACGGCTCGATGGGCGGAACGGTGCTTGGCTCACGATCAGGAACGCGGGGGCAACGGTCGGCGAGAAGGGCTTCGGGCTGGCGGGGATGCGGGAGCGGTTGGCACTGGTGAATGGCAAGCTGGAGGCCGGTCCGGACGGGGACGACTGGCTGGTAGTCGCGGCGGTGGCTGATGAGTGA